Genomic DNA from Desulfurivibrio alkaliphilus AHT 2:
CCGGTAGCGGCGGGTTTGGCGGCGGCCGGGCACATGGACGTGCAGGAGGCCGCCGCCACCTCGGAGGCGGGCAGGATGCCCGCCGAGAATGAGCCGCTACCGGTTTTCGCGGCCCCCACCCCCTGGCAACAACCAACGACTTGTAAAGACCCCTTAGCCCCCGCGGGCATCTTACGTGGGGAAGATTTACGGTAAGATGCTTTCCAGGCGCTGCCAGAAGTCGGGGAAGGATTTTTTTACGCAGCCGGGGTTTTCGATGCGGATGCCGGGGATGGCCAGGCTGGCCACGGCAAAGCTCATGGCGATGCGGTGGTCGTTGTGGGTGGCGATTTCCGCTCCTTGGTAGTCATGTTGGCGGCCCCGGCCTTCGACAACCAGATAATCGGGGCCCTCTTCGGTCTTTACCCCCAGTTTGGCCAGTTCGGCGGCCATTACTCCCAGCCGGTCGCACTCCTTGATCCGCAGGTGGGCGATGTTGTTGATCCGGGTCCGGCCTTGGGCCAGGGCCGCCACCACCGCCAGGGTGGGGACCACGTCCGGGCAGTCGCCCATGTCCACCTCCACCCCCCGCAGCTCATCCGGTGCCGCCACGCTGATCCCCGCCTGGTCGCGTTCCACCCGGCAGCCCATTTGCTCGAGAATATCCACCAGCACCGCATCCCCTTGCAGGGAGGGGGAGGGCACGTTGGTTACCGTTACCTTGCCGCCGGTAACCGCGGCGGCGGCCCAGAAGTAGGAGGCGCTGGAGGCGTCGCCCTCCACCCGGTACTCCCGGCCCTGGTAGATCCCCTGGGGAATTTTGAAATGGTTGAGTTCCGGGGCGGCTTCCGCCTCGATGCCGAAATCCCGCATTACCGCCAGGGTCATCGCCACGTAGGGCTTGGAGAGCACCTCACCTTCCACCTTAAGCTCGGCGGGCTGGCGGGCGTAGGGAGAGACCAACAGCAGGGAGGAGAGATACTGGCTGCTCTTACCCTCCGGCAGCACGGTGGCCCCCCCGGCCAGACCGTCGGCCTGGATCTCCAGCGGCGGGCAGCCGGTGCCCTGGATGCTGCGGATCTGCACTCCCCAGCCCCGCAGGGCCTGCAGCAGGGGCTCGATGGGGCGCTGCTGCATCCGTTCATCACCGTTGATCAGAAAGATACCCCGGCCCAAAGCCGCCACCGAGGTCAGAAAACGGGTGGCGGTGCCGTTGTTGCCCAGGTAGATCTCGGTGGCCGGCGGGGCCACCCGGCCGCCCTGGCCGAAAATCCGCCATTTATCGCGACCGGTATCGATGACCATGCCCATGGCCAGCAGGGCCTTGGTGGTGTAATCGGTGTCTTCGCTGGCCAGCGGCCCGCGCAGGATACTTTCTCCCTTGGCCAGAGCGGCGGCAATTAAGGCCCGCTGGGTGATGCTCTTGGAACCGGGGACCTCGACCGCGGCGGTGATGGGGCCGCAAGGGGTAATTTCCTGCCACTCGTTTTGTTCTTTCATTGGGTACCTGTATATACTTGTCTTTGGTTGTGGCCAGGGGGTGGGGGCCGCGAAAACCGGTAGCGGCTCATTCTCGGCGGGCATCCTGCCCGCCTCCGAGGTGGCGTCGGCCTCCTGCACGTCCATGTGCCCGGCCGCCGCCAAACCCGCCGCTACCGGTTTCCGCGGCCCCCGTCCTGGCTGCAAGCGGCTTGCTTGTTGTGCGTTAGTTCTAAAGGTTTTCCAGTAAAGTTTGGCGCATTATGGCCAGCGGGGCCTCTTGGTTGGTCCACATGGTGAACTGGGCTGCTCCCTGGTACAGCAGCATGGCCAGGCCGTCGATGCAGTGGCAGCCTGCCGCCTCCGCCTCCCGCAGCAGTCGGGTCTGCAAGGGCGAGTATACGATATCCATCACCACCGGAAAGGCGGCCAGGGCTGCCGCCGGAAGCGGGCTTTGTTCCGCCAGGGGGGCCATGCCCACCGAGGTTGCGTTGACCAGGGCATTGGCCGCTTGTTCGGCGGCCTGTTCCAGGGGTACCCAGGGGCAGTCCAGTTGTTGCGCCAGTTCCTGTCCCCGCTCGGGGGTGCGGCTGGCCAGAATCACTTTGGCCCCCGCCTCCCGCAGACCAAACCCGATGGCCCGGGCCGAGCCGCCGGCGCCCAGCAGCAGTACCTTGGCCCCGGCCAGCTCCAGGGCCTCGCCCAAGGCCTGGTTGGCTCCCAGCCAGTCGGTGTTGGCGCCATGCAGTTCATCGCCCCGGCGGACGATGGTGTTGACCGCGCCGATGCGTGCCGCCACCGGGTCCACCTTGTCCAGTTGCTCAATCACCGTCTCCTTGTGGGGGATGGTGACGCTGGCGCCGGCAATTCCCAGGGTGCGGATGGCGGCCACCGCCGCCGCGCCGTCCAGGGCCGGCAGGGGGACATAGACCTTGTTGAGCCCGCAGGCGGCGAAGGCGGCATTGTGCATTGCCGGGCTGCGGCTGTGTCGCACGGGGTTGCCGATGATACCATAAACTTCGGTGCTGCCGTCGATTTTCAACAAAGGTTGCGTTCCATTCATGGTGGTTGCGGGGCAAGCCTGACCGGTTGCAAAGCGCCCCGTGATCGCTTATTGCAGCAAGTTTTCCAGTTGCCGCAGTTTCGAGGCCGGTAGCTGGCCCGGCGCGGTGGCGCTGCCGCCGTCTTCGGCCGCGTAGGTCATGAAGCCGCCCAGCAGGCAAGTGGCCAGGCGGCTGATTTTGCCCCGGTCGCCCATGCAGAAGACGATCAGGGGAAAGTTCAGTTCGGCGGCTTGCTCCAGCAGGGCCAGTGCGCGCAGGACATCCAGGGGGGAATGGGCCATGGTGACCATTTTGCCCATATCGGCCCCGCTTTCATACTGCTCGCGCAGGATGGCCCGCAGGGCGGCGGCATCGGGGGTGCCGGTGAAATCGTGCCAGGAAACGATTACCCGGCTGGTGCTGAATATATTTTGTGCGGCCAAGTTTTCGGCCTTTTCAGCATTGCCGGAACGGTCTACTTTGTCGGGCTGGCCGACCTTATCGGGCTTACCGGTCTTGTTGGCCCCGTCGGCCCTGTCGGGGTCGTGTGTCCAGAACAGTCGCCGCCCGCCGGTGCTCCCGCGCCGGGCGGCTTCGATGACCTGCCGGCGCAGGTCCGGGGCGGTGCGTAGTTCGATGTCAACCCAGGCCCGGTCGGCGGCCAGGGCCGCCAGCAAGGGGGCCAGCCGCTGCTCTTCCGGCTCCCGGGCCTCTCCGCCTTCCCATTGGGGGCGGTTGGTGAACAGCAAAGGTGCCTGTACCGCCGTCGGCAACGACTGCACCGCCTCCATGGTGGTGGAGCGGTCGCTTAAGGCGTCCAGGCGGATTTCAACCAGCTCGGCGCCCCGGGCCGCCGTGGCGGCGGCCGGCGGGAACTCGCCCAAGGACCGGCGGGCGATGGAGACGCAGATTCGGCTGGCAATGGTTGCTGGTGTCATATTGCTGGTGTCATATGGTTGTCGGCCACGGCCGAATTGGTTATGATGCCCGTTTCAAGGCCACAACTATATCATCAACCGTAAGAGTGTCAATTCATAGTGTACCGTTTGTTCACCGCCATTGATCTGCCGCCCGAGCTGGCGGCCCGCCTGGCCGCCATGGGCTTTGGTCTGCCCGGGGCCCGCTGGGTGCCCGAAGAGCAGTTGCATCTTACCCTGCGTTTTATCGGCGAGGTGGACGGTGGAATATTCCATGAGATCCGGGAGGCCCTGGCCGATGTCCGGGCCGAACCCTTCACCATGCACCTGCAGGGCTTTGGTTGTTTCCCGCCCCGGGGGCCGGCCCGCATTCTCTGGGCCGGGGTGGAGCCCGTGC
This window encodes:
- a CDS encoding shikimate dehydrogenase, giving the protein MNGTQPLLKIDGSTEVYGIIGNPVRHSRSPAMHNAAFAACGLNKVYVPLPALDGAAAVAAIRTLGIAGASVTIPHKETVIEQLDKVDPVAARIGAVNTIVRRGDELHGANTDWLGANQALGEALELAGAKVLLLGAGGSARAIGFGLREAGAKVILASRTPERGQELAQQLDCPWVPLEQAAEQAANALVNATSVGMAPLAEQSPLPAAALAAFPVVMDIVYSPLQTRLLREAEAAGCHCIDGLAMLLYQGAAQFTMWTNQEAPLAIMRQTLLENL
- the aroA gene encoding 3-phosphoshikimate 1-carboxyvinyltransferase translates to MKEQNEWQEITPCGPITAAVEVPGSKSITQRALIAAALAKGESILRGPLASEDTDYTTKALLAMGMVIDTGRDKWRIFGQGGRVAPPATEIYLGNNGTATRFLTSVAALGRGIFLINGDERMQQRPIEPLLQALRGWGVQIRSIQGTGCPPLEIQADGLAGGATVLPEGKSSQYLSSLLLVSPYARQPAELKVEGEVLSKPYVAMTLAVMRDFGIEAEAAPELNHFKIPQGIYQGREYRVEGDASSASYFWAAAAVTGGKVTVTNVPSPSLQGDAVLVDILEQMGCRVERDQAGISVAAPDELRGVEVDMGDCPDVVPTLAVVAALAQGRTRINNIAHLRIKECDRLGVMAAELAKLGVKTEEGPDYLVVEGRGRQHDYQGAEIATHNDHRIAMSFAVASLAIPGIRIENPGCVKKSFPDFWQRLESILP
- the thpR gene encoding RNA 2',3'-cyclic phosphodiesterase codes for the protein MYRLFTAIDLPPELAARLAAMGFGLPGARWVPEEQLHLTLRFIGEVDGGIFHEIREALADVRAEPFTMHLQGFGCFPPRGPARILWAGVEPVPPVAALYRKVENVLVRRGLVAPEKRKFAPHVTVARLQQAPKSRLGNFLAGNNLYRSEEFTVDQFHLYSSQLTNKGAIHYLEASYDLR
- a CDS encoding type I 3-dehydroquinate dehydratase — its product is MTPATIASRICVSIARRSLGEFPPAAATAARGAELVEIRLDALSDRSTTMEAVQSLPTAVQAPLLFTNRPQWEGGEAREPEEQRLAPLLAALAADRAWVDIELRTAPDLRRQVIEAARRGSTGGRRLFWTHDPDRADGANKTGKPDKVGQPDKVDRSGNAEKAENLAAQNIFSTSRVIVSWHDFTGTPDAAALRAILREQYESGADMGKMVTMAHSPLDVLRALALLEQAAELNFPLIVFCMGDRGKISRLATCLLGGFMTYAAEDGGSATAPGQLPASKLRQLENLLQ